In Desulfosporosinus sp. Sb-LF, the following are encoded in one genomic region:
- a CDS encoding 1,4-dihydroxy-6-naphthoate synthase — MKIAFSPCPNDTFIFHAWVHGLIPGAPKLDVTYADIDITNGLAASSSGPDVVKISYAALPWVLSDYALLPCGGALGRGCGPLVLTSNKVAADKGPAVLAGRRVAVPSERSTAYLLFRLWAAQQVPGGVGEIVVMPFQEIMPAVRDGAIDAGLVIHEARFTYPAYDLRLLADLGSWWESDTHLPIPLGAIIARRSMDLGTVSAWIRASLNYAWANPKASQEYILQHAQELSSEVANAHINLYVNEFSENLGEKGYEAITALLSRAMQEGLVPEFDLAALKR, encoded by the coding sequence ATGAAAATTGCGTTTTCACCTTGTCCTAATGACACGTTTATTTTCCACGCTTGGGTACACGGACTCATTCCCGGGGCACCAAAGCTTGACGTAACCTATGCAGATATCGATATCACGAATGGTTTGGCAGCCAGCTCGAGCGGGCCGGATGTGGTGAAAATTTCGTACGCGGCACTACCATGGGTGTTATCAGACTATGCGTTGCTACCTTGTGGGGGCGCGTTGGGTAGAGGCTGTGGCCCCCTGGTATTGACCTCAAATAAAGTAGCTGCGGATAAGGGACCGGCGGTACTGGCTGGACGACGGGTGGCTGTACCTAGTGAACGATCCACCGCCTACTTGCTATTTAGGCTGTGGGCAGCTCAACAGGTGCCAGGAGGCGTAGGTGAAATTGTGGTGATGCCCTTCCAAGAGATTATGCCAGCGGTACGCGATGGGGCAATCGACGCGGGGCTTGTAATTCACGAGGCACGCTTCACTTACCCGGCGTATGATCTAAGGCTCTTAGCCGATTTAGGAAGCTGGTGGGAGTCTGATACCCATTTGCCGATTCCCCTGGGCGCGATTATTGCTCGTCGTTCTATGGATTTGGGTACCGTCTCAGCTTGGATTAGGGCTTCACTTAACTATGCTTGGGCAAATCCAAAGGCGTCCCAGGAATATATACTTCAACATGCTCAAGAGTTGTCCAGTGAGGTAGCAAACGCACATATCAATCTTTATGTGAATGAGTTTTCCGAGAATCTTGGCGAAAAAGGGTATGAGGCAATAACTGCCTTACTTAGTCGAGCCATGCAAGAAGGGCTAGTGCCAGAGTTTGATTTGGCAGCACTGAAACGATAG
- a CDS encoding LysR family transcriptional regulator produces MDWHQLKYFQTLANLCSFTKASVELVLSQPALSRSISRLEEEVGVPLFERKSRGVALNRYGEIFLKHANRALWEIAEAKQEISNMVDPFHGTLLLGFIQPLGSSFVPNLISAFQKQVPGIRFQLTQDTTKKIVSQIESAEVDIGFCSTQEPIETISSFLIMNQELFLIVHKDHRLADRKQVDLCEVASDPFVLYKPETALHDVIEKLCLDAGFQPIMSFEAFEERTVAGLVGAKFGVALIPFMPGLDLEKVSLIRVCKPHCIIGIQMVWRTDGYMSPAVTQFKSFVENSDLSKHI; encoded by the coding sequence ATGGATTGGCATCAGCTTAAATATTTTCAAACACTGGCAAATCTATGTAGTTTTACAAAGGCCTCCGTAGAATTAGTTCTTTCACAACCTGCCCTAAGTCGGTCGATCTCCCGACTGGAAGAAGAGGTAGGGGTTCCATTGTTTGAACGAAAAAGTCGTGGTGTAGCCTTAAACCGGTATGGGGAAATTTTTCTAAAACATGCAAATCGAGCTTTGTGGGAAATAGCCGAAGCAAAGCAAGAAATCAGCAATATGGTAGATCCCTTTCACGGCACCCTCTTACTTGGGTTCATTCAGCCGCTAGGATCAAGTTTTGTACCCAATTTGATTAGCGCATTTCAAAAACAGGTACCTGGAATACGATTCCAATTAACCCAAGATACTACGAAGAAAATCGTGAGCCAGATAGAATCTGCAGAAGTAGATATCGGCTTCTGTTCGACGCAAGAACCTATCGAAACTATAAGTTCTTTCCTCATTATGAACCAAGAGTTATTTCTAATTGTTCACAAAGACCACCGACTTGCTGACAGAAAGCAAGTCGATTTGTGTGAGGTAGCCAGTGATCCATTTGTACTATATAAACCTGAAACTGCACTGCATGATGTGATTGAGAAGCTTTGCCTTGACGCTGGGTTCCAACCGATAATGTCTTTCGAAGCTTTTGAAGAGAGGACCGTCGCTGGACTTGTCGGAGCGAAGTTTGGCGTTGCACTTATTCCATTTATGCCAGGACTTGATCTGGAAAAAGTTTCACTGATTCGCGTCTGTAAACCTCATTGCATCATCGGAATTCAAATGGTTTGGAGAACGGATGGATACATGTCGCCTGCCGTAACACAATTTAAGTCCTTTGTAGAAAACAGTGATCTATCTAAACACATATAA
- a CDS encoding futalosine hydrolase: MLELSGGMGDNNMLSDKNRILIVTAVSAEKDAVLRGLQTNQTIDVLVAGVGPVAAAANTAKVLATNVYGLVISTGIAGGFSDRAEVGTLVVADEIVAADLGVETPEGFSSFDELGFGSTKVQVDINLLNRVTGALRAAKLPVINGPIITVSTATGTAVSAAERSRRVPGVAAEGMEGYGVALAAYIYGVPALEIRAISNQVGPRDKNAWRIKEALDVLEKTFSVLEDLL, translated from the coding sequence ATGCTGGAGTTAAGCGGTGGAATGGGGGACAATAATATGCTTTCCGATAAAAACCGCATTCTCATCGTAACTGCTGTGTCAGCAGAAAAGGATGCTGTGCTGCGTGGGTTACAGACTAATCAAACAATCGATGTCTTGGTGGCGGGTGTAGGTCCCGTGGCTGCCGCAGCGAACACAGCGAAGGTATTGGCGACAAATGTATACGGATTGGTTATAAGTACGGGTATCGCTGGGGGCTTTTCTGACAGAGCGGAGGTCGGAACCCTCGTGGTCGCAGATGAAATTGTTGCTGCAGACCTAGGGGTGGAGACCCCGGAGGGGTTTAGTAGTTTTGATGAGCTAGGCTTTGGTTCCACCAAGGTTCAGGTAGATATTAACCTATTGAATCGGGTGACCGGTGCTTTGCGTGCGGCGAAGCTGCCAGTTATTAACGGTCCAATAATCACGGTATCTACGGCGACTGGTACGGCTGTCAGTGCTGCAGAAAGGTCCAGGCGGGTGCCAGGCGTTGCCGCCGAGGGGATGGAAGGGTATGGAGTCGCTCTTGCTGCCTATATTTATGGAGTGCCTGCTTTGGAAATTCGGGCTATCTCAAACCAGGTCGGACCACGTGATAAGAACGCGTGGCGTATTAAAGAGGCTTTGGACGTCTTGGAAAAAACTTTCTCAGTATTGGAGGATTTGCTATGA
- a CDS encoding SH3 domain-containing protein, giving the protein MYKYVVKLFMLICIVIAINGTIRPVAAYEFSKMPNVHNEMLRADYWIKQLPNPDKIIMSVEEIDNFNQDIQRDVPGSVLDLKTYSESLSRAQLCQLLDRSFPDEPSYIGDQAVEPGFWTELQKQISLDSIEETNQVKYGFTVRRSNLKTFPTDNIIGDEPGDPGFDLFQDSSVLAAEPLLILHHSADQQWYFVQIYNYAGWLPVADVAISDRETWLEYQEEKEFLVVTANHLKLDANPLAPEISELEFSMGCKLPLVGATESSVALDMRVAHGNYLIKIPTRNAVGQLVFKIAALPISNEVAEGYLPYTRANIIRQAFKMQGDRYCWGGMLNGRDCSSLVMELYRCFGFRLARNTDAQEISTGKTISFNNHDRVERATLMNQIMPGAVLYFSGHEMLYVGEEGGRYYVINALGGYDRYKTGDGELETVRVRSVVVNDLSLMRYNGNQWLDELTTAKQLEKP; this is encoded by the coding sequence ATGTATAAATATGTAGTTAAACTCTTTATGCTCATATGCATAGTCATCGCTATCAACGGGACTATCAGACCGGTGGCTGCCTATGAATTTAGCAAGATGCCTAATGTCCATAATGAAATGCTTCGTGCAGATTATTGGATCAAACAATTACCGAATCCTGATAAGATTATAATGTCTGTTGAGGAAATTGATAATTTCAATCAAGATATACAGCGAGATGTTCCTGGATCAGTCTTAGATTTAAAGACTTATTCGGAATCACTCTCCCGTGCTCAATTATGCCAGTTATTAGACCGATCTTTTCCGGATGAGCCATCTTACATAGGGGATCAAGCGGTAGAGCCTGGGTTCTGGACTGAACTCCAAAAGCAGATTAGCTTAGATAGTATTGAAGAGACAAATCAAGTTAAATATGGTTTTACAGTAAGGCGCTCTAACCTAAAAACTTTCCCGACTGACAACATAATTGGAGATGAGCCAGGCGATCCTGGATTTGATCTTTTCCAGGACAGTTCGGTTTTAGCAGCGGAACCTCTTCTGATTTTGCATCACAGTGCGGACCAGCAATGGTATTTTGTGCAAATATATAATTATGCAGGCTGGTTACCGGTTGCAGATGTGGCTATCAGTGATCGAGAAACTTGGCTTGAATACCAAGAAGAGAAGGAATTTTTGGTGGTAACTGCCAATCATCTCAAACTTGATGCCAATCCACTTGCCCCGGAGATTTCTGAGTTGGAGTTTAGCATGGGGTGCAAACTGCCCCTGGTAGGTGCGACTGAGTCTAGCGTTGCTCTGGATATGCGCGTAGCCCATGGAAATTATCTGATAAAAATACCGACTCGGAATGCGGTTGGTCAACTAGTATTTAAAATTGCAGCACTACCTATCTCCAATGAAGTTGCTGAAGGTTATTTACCTTATACTCGGGCTAATATCATTCGCCAGGCCTTCAAAATGCAAGGAGATCGTTATTGCTGGGGAGGTATGCTGAATGGCCGTGATTGTTCTTCACTGGTCATGGAGTTATATCGCTGTTTTGGTTTCCGACTGGCACGCAATACCGATGCCCAAGAGATTTCTACTGGGAAGACGATTAGCTTTAATAATCATGATCGAGTTGAGAGAGCGACCCTTATGAATCAGATCATGCCGGGAGCTGTACTATACTTTTCCGGTCATGAGATGCTTTACGTGGGAGAAGAAGGTGGGCGTTATTATGTGATCAATGCTCTGGGCGGATATGATCGCTATAAAACTGGGGATGGTGAACTGGAAACGGTCCGGGTGCGAAGTGTAGTGGTTAATGATCTATCCTTAATGCGGTACAATGGAAACCAGTGGCTGGATGAGCTTACCACAGCCAAGCAACTGGAAAAACCTTAA
- a CDS encoding efflux RND transporter periplasmic adaptor subunit, which translates to MLLINIVGCNKSTATSQPTQANANGQGQAQSVSVIKVNKSALTNTISVVGKILPSEEITVSPKSAGRVESVQKDVGQEVSAGEVLMALESSDSALQIEKTRILLDDAKRNSDQKKTLLDSGAISKSEFDTALNTYNTYLLTMQQNENDLANAQVRSPINGIVTAKNVGLGETVSSSTAAYTIVNIDKVLVNASLMEDEVNYVKVGQAVDIVVPAISNQTYKGIVAKISPYASDKDKTYPMWVEVDNQKRVLKPGMFAEIKLKYNRLEAVISVPKAAIVDKGDKKVVYVVNVDKAAERPVKTGIDLNGMVEITEGLNSGDILITSGLQTLKDGKSVSIKAEGK; encoded by the coding sequence ATGCTATTAATTAATATTGTTGGTTGTAATAAATCTACAGCTACAAGCCAGCCTACCCAAGCAAATGCCAACGGACAGGGTCAGGCCCAGAGTGTTTCAGTTATTAAAGTGAATAAATCAGCTTTAACCAATACCATATCCGTCGTCGGGAAGATTCTTCCCAGTGAAGAGATTACAGTGTCGCCTAAATCAGCTGGTCGGGTTGAATCAGTTCAAAAGGATGTGGGACAGGAAGTTAGCGCCGGAGAAGTTCTGATGGCACTGGAAAGCAGTGATTCAGCCCTTCAAATTGAAAAAACACGCATTCTGCTTGATGACGCCAAGCGCAATTCGGACCAGAAGAAAACGCTTTTGGATTCCGGAGCTATTTCAAAATCTGAATTCGATACAGCTCTAAATACATATAATACTTATCTTCTTACCATGCAGCAGAACGAAAACGACCTAGCTAACGCCCAGGTTAGGTCCCCTATTAATGGAATCGTAACCGCAAAAAATGTCGGCTTGGGAGAAACCGTTTCAAGCAGTACGGCGGCATATACCATAGTAAATATAGATAAAGTGCTAGTTAACGCCAGCTTAATGGAAGACGAGGTTAATTACGTTAAGGTCGGGCAGGCAGTCGATATTGTTGTTCCTGCCATATCCAATCAAACATACAAGGGAATCGTAGCCAAGATTAGCCCCTACGCTAGTGATAAAGATAAAACCTATCCTATGTGGGTGGAGGTTGATAATCAGAAACGGGTATTAAAACCAGGAATGTTTGCCGAGATAAAACTGAAGTATAACAGGCTGGAGGCGGTAATCTCCGTTCCGAAAGCTGCCATAGTTGATAAGGGCGACAAAAAAGTAGTCTACGTAGTTAACGTGGACAAAGCAGCGGAGCGCCCTGTCAAGACAGGGATAGACTTGAATGGAATGGTGGAAATCACTGAGGGGCTTAATTCGGGGGATATCCTAATAACCAGCGGGTTACAAACCCTAAAGGACGGTAAGTCTGTAAGCATTAAAGCTGAAGGGAAGTAG
- a CDS encoding MFS transporter, producing MNKEKLWTKDFISITGISFFIFLAFYVLITVLPLYLVGTLHLGTDKVGLVFTVFLLAAILIRPFAGEWVSKYSQKKILIYSAVAFFIATMLYPFATNIGVLLILRVLHGITFGIITTVKGTICAELIPASRRGEGLSYFSLAMCLAMVFGPYIGLNFANIDAYNIAFITCMVISAVNIVLALVIRIPQDSGVNSSSEKGEFSWNDLFDKKAAPFAFATFILACAYSGISAFLPLYAKGLGLVSAASYFFIIYAVFILISRPFTGRWSDQWGAKVIIYPCLLLFALGMFLLSQAHSSAMILLAGAIIGIGYGSVTPVFQTQIISSVEPHRVGIANSLFFNSMDAGMALGAYILGTVAGIAGYGSIYEIGVVLIIIAGLQYFVLTQKKELLRTQSDPSVLNN from the coding sequence TTGAACAAAGAAAAGTTATGGACTAAGGACTTTATTAGCATAACGGGCATTAGCTTTTTTATTTTTTTAGCCTTTTATGTATTAATTACAGTTCTCCCGTTGTATCTGGTAGGCACTCTTCATTTAGGCACGGATAAAGTTGGCTTAGTGTTTACCGTATTTTTATTGGCAGCTATTCTTATTCGCCCTTTTGCGGGAGAGTGGGTGAGCAAATATTCTCAGAAAAAGATTCTCATTTATTCGGCTGTTGCTTTTTTCATTGCCACGATGCTTTATCCTTTCGCTACAAATATTGGGGTATTACTCATTTTGCGTGTTCTCCATGGGATAACGTTTGGCATTATCACCACGGTGAAAGGAACGATCTGTGCTGAACTCATTCCAGCTTCAAGACGTGGAGAAGGATTAAGCTATTTCTCATTAGCTATGTGCCTGGCTATGGTGTTTGGACCATATATTGGGCTTAATTTTGCAAATATAGATGCTTACAATATCGCTTTCATCACTTGTATGGTTATTTCGGCTGTAAATATTGTTCTTGCTCTGGTCATACGAATTCCTCAAGACTCAGGAGTAAATAGTTCGTCAGAGAAAGGTGAATTTTCGTGGAATGACCTATTTGATAAAAAGGCTGCACCATTTGCCTTTGCAACATTCATTTTAGCATGTGCCTATTCAGGTATTTCAGCCTTTTTACCTTTGTATGCAAAGGGTTTAGGCTTAGTATCGGCAGCCAGTTATTTCTTTATTATTTATGCCGTATTCATTCTAATTTCTCGCCCGTTTACAGGACGCTGGTCTGATCAATGGGGTGCAAAAGTTATCATATATCCTTGCTTGCTTCTTTTTGCTTTAGGAATGTTTTTGTTGAGCCAAGCTCACTCGAGTGCCATGATCTTACTGGCCGGAGCTATTATTGGTATCGGGTATGGTTCGGTAACACCTGTATTTCAAACACAAATCATTAGTTCAGTGGAGCCTCATCGGGTAGGAATCGCTAACTCCTTATTCTTTAACTCGATGGATGCCGGAATGGCACTTGGTGCGTATATCTTAGGGACTGTCGCAGGCATTGCAGGCTATGGCAGCATTTATGAGATTGGAGTCGTGTTAATTATTATTGCTGGCCTTCAATATTTTGTTCTAACACAAAAGAAAGAATTACTGCGAACCCAGTCTGATCCTTCTGTTTTGAATAACTAG
- a CDS encoding efflux RND transporter permease subunit, whose amino-acid sequence MNITGFSIKRPAGITMIIMFFVVLGLYSYNRIGVDLLPAINTPVITVQADYPGASAEEVEKQVIKPIEDVISSTSKLKTLSSTCNQGSGFVVLQFDLSANVDQATMDVSKKIESIKDHLPDSVKNIQVEKRDINDQPVMFLGMSSSYSKVTTYNMATNTIKDRLQTITGVADVSISGGRQEEIAVEVDKDKLVYYGVSLNSIISKIGAENTNSPAGKLNLEKDYDLTVTGEFKSVDEIANLTIATSAGGTVPLKNIATVNRQISSVQSSNRINGEDQVGIQVFKQSDASVVKVGAGLRQEIEQLKKDYPDYNFYVSYDASAYVNKSLNNTMESIFEGMFTVALALYFFLKERRSMVTVLIAIPTSLVATLFAIYVAGFTFNIMSLMAMALCIGILVDDSIVVLENIHRHMHMGKSSEKAALEGRMEIGMAAIAITLCDVVVFLPIAFMNGMVGQFFRQFGLTVVFATLFSLFVSFTVTPMLSSKFYKTGLNKKHFRMFDYVDALGFKIKDFYEKTLRGALRHPKKILAVALLVFIGSVSLIPLQVVGIEYMPQSDEGSFSINLELPVGTPFEQTDAGLLKIEQYVKAIPELDNYRSRASSNSGSVNVQLKDKKARKRTVVQVSDEARAWSMKQFPPGTVRISVASASIAGMPGMGGGPGGGGGNVQIQVLGPDNDKLVAISNQVVDILNQTQGSKDVNSNWRVGQPQIEAVINRDRVKYFGVAMADVNKSLQTGITGATAGTFVDQGLDININVRFKDGNKIPVEDLRRIPINSGGQTIALGNLVDFKQSVGPRSIRREDKQRTITVSCNLNGRPLQEFTSEVNAKIKAAGIDPMYTVRFSGQAQSMNDTFTQMISAMLLSITLVYMVLVVLYESFLTPFIRLFSLPLGFIGALIALAITKNTLNLYSMIGFIMMDGLVAKNGTLLLDYTLTLIERGKTPRDAVIEAGLTRLRPIAMTSLTMIFGMLPTALAISEGSEQRVGMAWVLIGGLISSTVFTLIIIPILFLGFNRLKGKLKQFFWPKDSIKKLDLPT is encoded by the coding sequence ATGAATATTACTGGATTTTCTATCAAACGTCCCGCCGGGATCACCATGATTATCATGTTCTTTGTGGTTCTCGGACTCTACAGCTATAACCGCATTGGGGTAGATTTGCTTCCCGCCATAAATACACCTGTTATCACTGTACAGGCAGACTACCCGGGAGCTAGCGCCGAAGAGGTTGAGAAACAGGTAATTAAACCGATAGAGGATGTTATTTCTTCCACCTCCAAATTAAAAACGTTAAGCTCCACGTGTAATCAAGGCTCGGGTTTTGTTGTTCTGCAGTTTGACCTCAGTGCCAATGTTGATCAAGCCACCATGGATGTTAGCAAGAAAATAGAGAGCATTAAAGACCACTTGCCTGATAGTGTCAAGAATATCCAGGTCGAAAAGCGGGACATCAATGACCAGCCTGTGATGTTTCTGGGGATGAGTTCATCCTACTCTAAGGTCACGACGTACAATATGGCCACTAATACGATCAAGGATCGCCTGCAAACGATTACTGGAGTAGCTGATGTCTCCATTTCCGGAGGTAGACAGGAAGAAATCGCCGTAGAAGTCGACAAGGATAAGCTCGTATACTATGGGGTTTCCCTCAATAGCATAATCAGTAAGATTGGGGCCGAAAACACCAACTCACCCGCCGGCAAGTTGAATCTGGAAAAGGATTATGATCTGACGGTTACGGGTGAGTTTAAGAGTGTTGATGAGATCGCCAACCTGACCATAGCCACTTCCGCCGGTGGGACTGTTCCATTAAAAAATATCGCCACAGTTAATCGGCAGATCAGTAGTGTCCAGTCCAGCAATCGTATTAACGGAGAGGACCAGGTTGGGATTCAAGTTTTCAAGCAGAGCGATGCCAGCGTGGTTAAAGTCGGAGCAGGTTTAAGACAGGAAATCGAGCAGTTGAAAAAAGATTACCCTGATTATAACTTTTATGTTTCCTATGACGCCTCTGCCTATGTGAATAAATCCTTAAATAATACGATGGAAAGCATTTTTGAAGGCATGTTCACCGTAGCCTTGGCTCTGTACTTCTTCTTGAAAGAGCGGCGCTCCATGGTTACAGTTCTCATCGCCATCCCAACCTCCCTGGTGGCCACCCTTTTTGCTATATACGTGGCCGGATTTACTTTCAATATCATGTCTCTGATGGCCATGGCCCTATGTATCGGGATTCTAGTTGACGACTCTATTGTTGTATTGGAAAACATCCACCGGCACATGCATATGGGAAAATCCTCGGAAAAAGCCGCTTTGGAAGGTCGGATGGAAATTGGCATGGCCGCCATTGCCATTACCCTGTGCGATGTGGTGGTCTTTTTACCGATTGCTTTCATGAATGGCATGGTGGGACAGTTTTTCCGACAGTTTGGTTTAACGGTCGTTTTTGCCACTCTTTTTTCTCTCTTTGTTTCATTTACTGTAACCCCGATGTTATCTTCAAAGTTTTACAAGACGGGTTTAAACAAAAAACACTTCCGTATGTTCGACTACGTAGACGCCTTGGGTTTCAAGATTAAAGATTTTTACGAAAAAACCTTGCGTGGGGCATTGAGGCATCCAAAGAAGATTTTAGCTGTTGCTTTACTTGTGTTTATAGGGTCAGTAAGCCTTATTCCTCTTCAGGTGGTGGGCATTGAATACATGCCCCAATCGGATGAAGGAAGCTTTTCCATTAACTTGGAGCTTCCCGTAGGTACTCCTTTTGAACAGACTGATGCGGGTCTGCTTAAGATTGAACAGTATGTAAAAGCTATTCCGGAATTGGATAATTACCGATCGAGAGCATCATCCAACTCGGGATCGGTCAATGTGCAGCTGAAGGACAAAAAGGCTAGAAAACGTACCGTTGTTCAGGTTTCTGACGAGGCACGTGCTTGGTCCATGAAACAGTTTCCTCCTGGTACCGTTAGAATAAGCGTGGCCAGTGCCTCAATTGCAGGAATGCCTGGCATGGGCGGCGGCCCAGGCGGTGGCGGCGGCAACGTCCAAATTCAGGTATTGGGTCCGGATAATGACAAGCTCGTAGCAATATCGAATCAAGTCGTAGATATCCTTAACCAGACTCAGGGGTCCAAGGATGTGAACAGCAATTGGCGGGTTGGTCAGCCCCAAATTGAAGCTGTCATCAACCGGGATCGGGTTAAATACTTCGGAGTAGCCATGGCGGATGTCAACAAGTCATTGCAGACGGGAATCACTGGAGCCACAGCCGGAACATTTGTGGACCAGGGTCTGGACATAAATATCAACGTCCGCTTTAAAGACGGCAATAAGATACCCGTTGAGGATTTACGCCGGATTCCCATCAATTCAGGAGGACAGACCATCGCCCTGGGCAATCTGGTGGATTTCAAGCAAAGTGTGGGTCCTAGATCTATCCGCCGGGAGGATAAGCAGAGAACTATTACTGTTTCCTGCAATCTAAATGGTCGTCCCCTTCAAGAGTTTACGAGTGAGGTCAATGCGAAGATTAAGGCTGCAGGCATTGATCCCATGTATACCGTCCGGTTTTCCGGCCAGGCCCAGTCCATGAATGATACCTTCACGCAAATGATTTCAGCCATGCTGCTTTCCATTACTCTAGTTTATATGGTTTTGGTAGTTTTGTATGAATCATTTTTAACACCTTTCATTCGCTTATTCTCTTTACCGCTAGGTTTCATTGGTGCTTTAATTGCGTTGGCCATCACCAAGAATACCCTCAATCTATACTCAATGATTGGATTTATCATGATGGATGGGCTAGTAGCCAAGAACGGAACATTGCTGCTGGATTATACATTGACTCTCATTGAGCGGGGCAAAACCCCTCGGGATGCAGTTATTGAAGCCGGTTTGACCCGTCTCCGGCCAATTGCCATGACTTCCCTGACCATGATTTTCGGGATGTTGCCCACTGCCTTGGCCATCAGTGAAGGGTCGGAACAACGGGTAGGCATGGCCTGGGTCTTAATCGGAGGCCTAATTTCATCGACTGTTTTTACTTTAATTATTATTCCAATTCTCTTTTTAGGCTTTAACAGACTGAAGGGAAAACTTAAACAATTTTTCTGGCCAAAAGATAGTATAAAGAAGCTTGATTTGCCAACTTAA
- a CDS encoding UbiX family flavin prenyltransferase encodes MEIVVGVTGATGTIYAMNLLRTLKDTGMVKTHLIMSDWAKENLEIETNDSLEDIESLATVVYENKNLGAKISSGSFITDGMVIVPCSMKTLSSIAHGYDDNLISRTAGVMIKEGRSLILSPRETPLSPIHIENMLKLSRIGVKMVPPMPAFYNHPQSIEDLINHHVMKILDQFGIEYAGVKRWNGGQ; translated from the coding sequence ATGGAAATTGTTGTTGGGGTTACTGGGGCAACGGGAACAATATACGCGATGAATTTGCTGAGAACCTTAAAAGACACAGGTATGGTGAAGACTCATCTTATAATGAGTGACTGGGCTAAGGAGAATTTGGAAATAGAAACGAATGATTCCTTAGAGGATATAGAGAGTTTAGCGACTGTGGTCTATGAGAATAAGAACTTAGGGGCAAAAATCTCGAGCGGATCCTTTATTACGGATGGCATGGTTATTGTGCCTTGTAGTATGAAAACACTAAGTTCAATAGCTCATGGGTATGATGATAATCTCATTTCAAGAACAGCGGGGGTAATGATCAAAGAAGGAAGAAGCCTAATATTGAGTCCTAGAGAGACTCCGCTAAGCCCTATCCATATAGAAAATATGCTGAAGTTATCAAGAATTGGGGTTAAAATGGTTCCGCCAATGCCGGCTTTTTATAATCATCCTCAGAGTATAGAAGACTTGATAAATCATCATGTTATGAAAATACTGGACCAATTTGGAATTGAGTATGCTGGAGTTAAGCGGTGGAATGGGGGACAATAA
- a CDS encoding aromatic acid exporter family protein produces MKFGWRIVKTGIAVCLCVLIAHLLHLEYPFYSAIAAVIALQATLADSFKQGVNRLKGTLVGAAFGYLFALVAINNPLWIGLGVVVTFVVLNHMRWNEAMNIASIVFIAITLNIEGDPLNYAFNRLADTALGILIAFLVNWLVFPPKYKDEVENAFDKSRDQVIKIYRLAFRALLDSEKSVDKEAIQDLKESIKHSKKLVTLSRRVNLWGKVDETFRLVYVEPMNRLERMSFAVEQILALRKGWIRPFSAGLERDLTKLLSQSFYLLSLIMDPKALVAPSIYLETTVLMKLIHDSIETEQNYAGSNKGYLLELLHWVEEITKAASGCLRID; encoded by the coding sequence ATGAAGTTTGGTTGGCGAATTGTAAAAACAGGAATTGCCGTTTGTTTATGTGTCCTTATTGCGCATCTCCTGCATTTGGAATATCCGTTTTACTCCGCAATCGCAGCTGTAATTGCTTTACAAGCAACCCTGGCTGATTCTTTTAAACAGGGTGTGAACCGATTAAAAGGCACCTTAGTAGGAGCGGCGTTCGGATATCTTTTTGCCTTAGTTGCTATCAATAATCCGTTATGGATTGGACTCGGGGTTGTCGTCACGTTTGTTGTACTCAACCATATGCGTTGGAACGAAGCCATGAATATAGCAAGTATTGTTTTTATCGCGATCACACTTAACATAGAGGGAGACCCTTTGAATTATGCATTCAACCGTTTAGCAGATACTGCCCTTGGTATTCTCATTGCCTTTTTGGTTAATTGGCTCGTTTTCCCTCCAAAGTACAAAGATGAGGTTGAAAATGCTTTCGATAAGTCACGTGATCAGGTGATCAAAATTTACAGGTTAGCTTTCCGGGCGCTCCTTGATTCCGAAAAGTCGGTTGATAAAGAGGCAATCCAAGATCTAAAGGAAAGCATAAAACACTCTAAAAAGTTAGTAACCCTATCTCGAAGAGTGAATTTGTGGGGGAAAGTCGACGAAACGTTTAGATTAGTTTATGTAGAGCCGATGAATCGTTTAGAACGTATGAGCTTCGCAGTAGAACAGATCCTAGCACTCAGAAAAGGATGGATAAGACCATTTTCAGCTGGACTTGAGCGTGATCTTACAAAGCTTTTGTCGCAAAGCTTTTATTTACTCTCGTTAATTATGGATCCAAAGGCTTTAGTTGCGCCATCCATTTATCTAGAGACAACTGTACTAATGAAGTTAATTCATGACAGCATTGAAACCGAACAAAATTATGCAGGTTCAAATAAAGGATATTTGTTAGAATTACTTCATTGGGTTGAAGAAATTACGAAAGCGGCAAGTGGGTGTTTGCGTATAGACTAG